In one Bacteroides intestinalis DSM 17393 genomic region, the following are encoded:
- the trpB gene encoding tryptophan synthase subunit beta, whose protein sequence is MSFLVNQDGYYGEFGGAYIPEILHKCVEELQNTYLNVLQSEDFKQEFDQLLRDYVGRPSPLYYARRLSKKYGCKLYLKREDLNHTGAHKINNTIGQILLARRMGKHRIIAETGAGQHGVATATVCALMNMECIVYMGKTDVERQHVNVEKMKMLGATVIPVTSGNMTLKDATNEAIRDWCCHPADTYYIIGSTVGPHPYPDMVARLQSVISEEIKKQLIEKEGRDCPDYLIACVGGGSNAAGTIYHYIDDSRVQIVLAEAGGKGIDTGMTAATIALGQMGIIHGARTYVIQNEDGQIEEPYSISAGLDYPGIGPMHANLAAQKRAIVLAVNDDEAIRAAYELTKLEGIIPALESAHALGALEKLNFKPDDVVVLTVSGRGDKDIETYLNN, encoded by the coding sequence ATGAGTTTTTTAGTAAATCAAGATGGTTATTACGGAGAATTCGGTGGAGCATATATTCCCGAAATACTCCACAAGTGTGTGGAAGAGTTGCAGAACACCTATCTCAACGTACTGCAAAGCGAAGATTTCAAGCAAGAGTTCGACCAACTGCTGCGTGACTACGTAGGACGTCCTTCCCCACTCTACTATGCCCGCCGGCTTTCCAAAAAATATGGCTGCAAGCTCTACCTCAAGCGTGAAGACCTGAACCACACAGGAGCTCACAAGATTAACAACACCATCGGGCAGATTCTTCTGGCACGCCGCATGGGCAAGCATCGCATCATCGCCGAAACCGGTGCCGGGCAACACGGCGTAGCTACTGCCACCGTATGTGCCCTGATGAACATGGAATGCATCGTCTACATGGGAAAAACGGATGTAGAACGCCAGCATGTCAATGTGGAAAAAATGAAGATGCTGGGTGCAACCGTCATCCCCGTCACTTCCGGAAATATGACGCTGAAAGATGCTACCAACGAGGCAATCCGCGACTGGTGTTGTCATCCTGCCGATACCTACTACATCATCGGTTCCACAGTCGGTCCTCATCCTTATCCCGACATGGTGGCACGCCTGCAATCCGTCATCAGCGAGGAAATCAAAAAGCAACTCATTGAGAAAGAAGGCCGTGACTGCCCCGACTATCTTATCGCTTGTGTAGGTGGTGGTAGCAATGCCGCCGGAACTATTTACCATTATATCGACGATAGCCGCGTGCAGATCGTCCTCGCCGAAGCCGGTGGTAAAGGAATAGATACGGGTATGACTGCCGCTACCATCGCCCTCGGACAGATGGGAATCATTCACGGGGCACGCACTTACGTCATCCAGAACGAAGACGGCCAGATTGAAGAGCCCTACTCTATCTCTGCCGGACTGGATTATCCGGGTATCGGCCCCATGCATGCCAATCTGGCTGCACAAAAACGCGCCATCGTACTTGCTGTTAATGATGATGAAGCCATCCGTGCCGCCTACGAGCTGACGAAACTGGAAGGTATCATCCCCGCCCTGGAAAGTGCCCACGCCCTCGGTGCCCTCGAAAAGCTGAACTTCAAACCCGATGATGTTGTTGTACTGACCGTTTCGGGACGTGGAGACAAGGATATAGAGACGTATCTTAATAATTAA
- a CDS encoding HdeD family acid-resistance protein, with translation MKGISNSFLRTICALVIGLILVMFPNEAGDYLVITIGVVFLIPSLLSIIGYFAMTAEERQRLPIEGIGSLLFGLWLIIMPGFFADLLTFVLGFILVLGGVQQIASLSAARRWMPVRVGFYIIPVLILIAGLIALFNPTGVRSTAFIIIGITSIVYAVSELINWFTFTRKRPKAPGTPGASSKAVDNIEDAEILEDK, from the coding sequence ATGAAAGGAATAAGTAACTCATTTTTGCGTACGATATGTGCGCTGGTAATCGGGCTGATATTGGTGATGTTTCCCAATGAGGCAGGTGATTACTTGGTTATAACCATTGGCGTTGTGTTTCTGATACCATCGCTCTTAAGTATTATCGGGTATTTTGCAATGACTGCGGAGGAAAGGCAGCGTCTTCCTATTGAAGGGATCGGCAGCCTGCTGTTTGGTCTGTGGCTGATTATTATGCCCGGTTTCTTTGCAGATTTGCTGACATTTGTATTAGGATTCATTCTTGTGTTGGGTGGTGTGCAGCAGATTGCATCGCTTTCCGCAGCCCGTCGCTGGATGCCGGTTCGTGTGGGGTTTTATATCATTCCGGTCCTTATTCTGATTGCAGGACTGATTGCGTTGTTCAATCCGACGGGAGTACGTTCCACGGCATTTATCATTATTGGTATCACCAGCATAGTGTATGCAGTTTCCGAATTGATCAATTGGTTCACATTTACTCGCAAACGGCCGAAGGCACCGGGTACGCCGGGAGCTTCTTCAAAGGCTGTAGACAATATTGAGGACGCGGAAATATTGGAAGATAAATGA
- a CDS encoding S28 family serine protease, protein MKHMHIRYAALLLFALLSASVSSFAQTVLEQKISAISAIKEIRPLETSEFSEKYVTYFTQPLDHCHPEKGSFRQRVIVSHVGFDRPTVIVTEGYGAAYALRSQYREELSKLLNANMIFVEYRYFLESTPEPKDWQYLTAENSADDLHAITTAFKNIYPGKWIATGISKGGQTTLLYRTFYPDDVDISVPYVAPLCYGVEDGRHEPFLHKVSTPENRKIIEDFQLEALKRKATLLPRFEKYCTEKNYSFRAPIEEIYDYSVLEYSFALWQWGTPISSIPATTASDDEIFSHLLAISEPGYFTADSPNASFFVQAARELGYYGYDVQPFKQYLSIQSSEDYLHRLMLPEELKDMPFDKTLSKKITKFLKKQDPKMIFIYGQNDPWTAAGVTWLKNKKNIHVFIQPNGSHLARISTLPEKEKKEVMELIKQWLK, encoded by the coding sequence ATGAAGCACATGCACATTCGCTATGCAGCACTCTTGCTGTTTGCTTTGCTGTCAGCATCAGTCTCTTCTTTCGCACAGACCGTTCTGGAGCAAAAAATCAGCGCGATTTCCGCCATTAAAGAAATCCGCCCACTGGAAACTTCTGAGTTTTCAGAAAAATACGTAACCTATTTTACCCAGCCGCTGGATCACTGCCATCCGGAGAAAGGCAGCTTTCGCCAACGCGTTATCGTTTCTCATGTCGGCTTCGATCGCCCCACAGTGATCGTTACCGAAGGCTATGGCGCCGCTTACGCACTCCGTTCCCAATATCGTGAAGAGCTTTCAAAACTTCTCAATGCCAACATGATATTCGTGGAATACCGATACTTCCTTGAGTCTACCCCTGAACCCAAAGACTGGCAATATCTGACAGCCGAGAACTCTGCAGACGACTTACATGCCATCACCACCGCATTCAAAAACATCTATCCGGGCAAATGGATCGCCACCGGCATCAGCAAAGGAGGACAGACTACCCTTCTTTACCGCACTTTCTATCCGGATGATGTAGATATTTCCGTTCCTTACGTAGCTCCGCTTTGTTATGGAGTAGAAGATGGACGCCATGAGCCTTTCCTGCATAAAGTTTCAACACCGGAAAACCGCAAGATAATTGAAGATTTCCAATTGGAAGCATTGAAACGGAAAGCAACTTTACTTCCCCGTTTTGAAAAGTATTGTACTGAAAAGAATTATTCATTCCGTGCACCGATTGAAGAAATTTACGATTACTCGGTATTGGAATATTCTTTCGCTTTGTGGCAGTGGGGTACTCCTATCAGCTCCATACCCGCTACTACAGCCTCTGATGATGAAATTTTCTCTCATCTGCTTGCCATCAGCGAACCGGGATATTTCACCGCCGACAGTCCCAATGCTTCTTTCTTCGTACAAGCTGCCCGTGAATTGGGATACTATGGTTATGACGTCCAACCGTTCAAACAATATCTCTCCATCCAGTCCAGTGAAGACTATCTGCACCGTCTGATGCTTCCCGAAGAGTTGAAAGATATGCCTTTCGACAAAACTTTAAGTAAGAAAATAACCAAGTTTCTAAAGAAACAGGATCCGAAGATGATCTTCATTTACGGTCAGAACGACCCATGGACAGCCGCAGGCGTCACCTGGCTGAAGAACAAGAAGAATATTCATGTATTTATCCAACCGAATGGCAGCCATCTGGCACGTATCAGCACATTGCCCGAAAAAGAAAAGAAAGAGGTGATGGAACTGATAAAACAATGGCTAAAATAA
- a CDS encoding glutamine synthetase III family protein has product MSKLRFRVVETAFKKKPVAVAAPAERPSEYYAKYVFNKEKMFRYLPSKVYAKLIDVIDNGAPLDRSIADEVAAGMKKWALEMGVTHYTHWFHPLTEGTAEKHDAFIEHDGKGGVMEEFTGKLLVQQEPDASSFPNGGIRNTFEARGYSAWDPSSPAFIVDDTLCIPTIFIAYTGESLDYKAPLLKALRAVDKAAVDVCRYFNPEVKKVVAYLGWEQEYFLIDEGLYAARPDLLMTGRTLMGHDSAKNQQLEDHYFGAIPTRVAAFMKELEIEALKLGIPVKTRHNEVAPNQFELAPIFEECNLAVDHNMLVMALMRKVARNHGFRVLLHEKPFKGVNGSGKHNNWSLGTDTGIGLMGPGKLPEENLRFITFVVNTLMAVYKHNGLLKAAISSATNAHRLGANEAPPAIISSFLGKQLSQVLEHIEESTKDDLVSLSGKQGMKLDIPQIPELLIDNTDRNRTSPFAFTGNRFEFRAVGSEANCACAMIALNAAVAEQLVEFKKDVDELIERGEPKISAILEVIRKYIKICKPIHFDGNGYSDEWKEEAQKRGLDCETSVPLIFDSYLKPESIRMFENTGVLTQKELEARNEVKWETYTKKIQIEARVLGDLAMNHIIPVATQYQTDLIDNVYKMKDLFPGDKAAKLSAKNLELIEEIADRTAFIKEHVDAMIEARKVANKIESEREKAIAYHDTIVPAMEEIRYHIDKLELIVDNQMWTLPKYRELLFIR; this is encoded by the coding sequence ATGTCTAAATTGAGATTCAGAGTAGTAGAAACGGCGTTTAAAAAGAAACCCGTTGCAGTGGCAGCCCCTGCGGAACGTCCGTCGGAATATTATGCCAAGTATGTGTTCAACAAGGAAAAGATGTTCAGGTATCTGCCGAGTAAGGTATATGCCAAACTGATTGACGTGATCGACAATGGTGCTCCGCTGGATCGCAGCATTGCTGATGAAGTGGCAGCCGGTATGAAGAAATGGGCACTCGAAATGGGTGTTACCCACTATACCCACTGGTTCCACCCGTTGACTGAAGGTACAGCCGAGAAGCATGACGCTTTCATCGAGCATGACGGCAAAGGCGGTGTAATGGAAGAATTCACAGGCAAACTGCTCGTTCAGCAGGAACCGGATGCATCCAGCTTCCCTAACGGTGGCATCCGCAATACGTTCGAGGCACGCGGTTACAGTGCATGGGATCCCTCTTCCCCGGCTTTCATCGTCGATGATACGCTCTGCATCCCGACCATTTTCATTGCATACACCGGTGAGTCACTGGACTACAAAGCTCCGTTGCTGAAAGCCCTGCGTGCCGTAGACAAAGCTGCCGTAGACGTATGCCGTTACTTCAATCCGGAAGTGAAGAAGGTAGTTGCCTACCTGGGTTGGGAACAGGAATATTTCCTGATCGACGAAGGTCTGTATGCCGCCCGTCCTGACCTGCTGATGACAGGCCGCACGCTGATGGGACACGACAGTGCCAAGAACCAACAGTTGGAAGACCACTATTTCGGTGCCATCCCTACCCGCGTGGCAGCTTTCATGAAGGAATTGGAAATTGAAGCATTGAAGCTCGGTATCCCCGTCAAAACCCGTCACAATGAAGTAGCCCCCAACCAGTTCGAGCTGGCCCCCATCTTCGAAGAATGTAACCTGGCTGTAGACCATAACATGCTCGTCATGGCGCTGATGCGTAAAGTAGCCCGCAACCACGGCTTCCGTGTACTGCTGCACGAAAAACCTTTCAAAGGCGTCAACGGTAGCGGTAAGCACAACAACTGGTCATTGGGTACAGATACAGGCATCGGACTGATGGGACCGGGTAAACTACCCGAAGAGAACCTGCGTTTCATCACTTTCGTAGTGAACACCCTAATGGCAGTCTACAAGCACAATGGATTGTTGAAGGCCGCTATTTCCAGCGCCACCAACGCACACCGTCTGGGTGCCAACGAAGCGCCTCCCGCAATCATTTCCAGCTTCCTAGGCAAACAGTTGTCACAGGTATTGGAACACATTGAAGAGAGTACAAAGGATGATCTCGTAAGCCTTAGCGGCAAGCAAGGCATGAAACTGGATATTCCGCAGATTCCGGAATTGTTGATTGACAATACCGACCGTAACCGCACCAGTCCGTTCGCCTTCACCGGAAACCGTTTTGAGTTCCGCGCCGTAGGTTCGGAAGCAAACTGTGCCTGCGCCATGATTGCCCTGAACGCCGCCGTAGCCGAGCAACTAGTAGAATTCAAAAAAGATGTAGACGAGCTCATCGAAAGGGGTGAACCGAAGATTTCGGCTATCCTTGAGGTTATCCGCAAATACATCAAGATTTGTAAGCCCATCCATTTTGATGGCAACGGCTACAGCGATGAATGGAAAGAAGAGGCCCAGAAACGCGGTCTGGATTGCGAAACCAGTGTGCCTCTCATCTTCGACAGCTATCTGAAGCCAGAAAGTATCCGCATGTTCGAAAATACCGGTGTACTGACTCAGAAAGAACTGGAAGCCCGCAACGAAGTGAAATGGGAAACTTACACTAAGAAAATCCAAATTGAAGCTCGTGTATTAGGTGATTTGGCCATGAACCATATCATCCCGGTAGCCACGCAGTATCAAACGGATCTCATTGATAACGTTTACAAGATGAAGGACTTGTTCCCCGGCGACAAAGCTGCAAAACTGTCTGCCAAGAACCTGGAACTCATCGAAGAGATTGCCGACCGCACCGCCTTCATCAAAGAGCATGTAGATGCCATGATCGAAGCCCGCAAAGTGGCCAACAAGATCGAAAGTGAACGCGAGAAAGCCATTGCCTACCACGACACCATCGTACCGGCAATGGAGGAGATCCGTTATCATATCGACAAGCTGGAACTGATTGTCGACAACCAGATGTGGACGCTGCCAAAATACAGGGAACTCTTGTTTATAAGATAA
- a CDS encoding ammonium transporter has product MDKYSKRSIARLWIATAVLMALCTTTETFAQTSVATDSISATTTAVIATLEDTTVESSAPDTVGELVNGLNTVWMLLAAMLVFFMQPGFALVEAGFTRVKNTANILMKNFVDFMFGSLLYWFIGFGLMFGVGGFVGMPHFFDLSFYDGGGLPTEGFLVFQTVFCATAATIVSGAMAERTKFSMYLIYTIFISVLIYPISGHWTWGGGWLMNGEEDSFMMNLFGTTFHDFAGSTIVHSVGGWIALVGAAILGPRIGKYGKDGKSRAIPGHNLTIAALGVFILWFGWFGFNPGSQLAAASTDDAMAISHVFLTTNLAACAGGFFALVVSWLKFSKPSLSLTLNGILAGLVGITAGCDMVSPLGAVIIGTICGILMIFSVEFIDKVLKIDDPVGASSVHGVCGFTGTILTGFLSTSEGLFYGAGWGFLGAQVFGALVVGAWAAGMGFLIFKGLDKIHGLRVSKRVEEEGLDIYEHGESAYNG; this is encoded by the coding sequence ATGGATAAATATAGTAAACGCAGCATTGCCAGGCTGTGGATAGCTACTGCTGTCCTTATGGCACTCTGCACAACAACAGAAACTTTTGCACAAACTTCCGTAGCAACGGATAGTATATCGGCTACAACGACCGCTGTTATAGCTACATTAGAAGATACTACTGTAGAATCATCAGCCCCTGACACCGTAGGAGAATTAGTAAACGGACTCAACACTGTATGGATGTTACTCGCCGCTATGCTGGTATTTTTCATGCAACCGGGCTTTGCGCTGGTAGAAGCCGGTTTCACCCGAGTCAAGAACACTGCCAACATCCTGATGAAGAACTTCGTGGATTTCATGTTCGGCAGCCTGCTCTATTGGTTCATCGGTTTCGGACTGATGTTCGGTGTAGGTGGTTTCGTAGGAATGCCTCACTTCTTCGATCTCTCGTTCTATGATGGAGGAGGATTGCCAACAGAAGGTTTCCTGGTATTCCAGACTGTATTCTGTGCCACAGCAGCCACCATCGTATCAGGAGCCATGGCCGAACGTACCAAATTCTCCATGTATTTGATTTACACCATCTTCATCAGCGTACTGATCTATCCGATTTCCGGTCACTGGACCTGGGGCGGCGGCTGGTTGATGAACGGCGAAGAAGATTCGTTCATGATGAATCTGTTCGGAACCACGTTCCACGACTTCGCAGGTTCCACCATTGTCCACTCCGTCGGTGGCTGGATTGCGCTGGTAGGCGCAGCCATCCTCGGCCCACGTATCGGTAAATACGGTAAAGATGGTAAATCCAGAGCTATTCCGGGACACAACCTCACCATAGCGGCGCTGGGTGTATTCATTTTATGGTTCGGCTGGTTCGGATTTAACCCCGGTTCACAGTTGGCAGCAGCCTCTACGGACGATGCAATGGCTATCTCACACGTCTTCCTCACCACGAATCTTGCAGCTTGTGCCGGAGGCTTCTTCGCACTGGTAGTCAGTTGGTTAAAATTCAGCAAACCATCTTTATCCCTGACTCTGAATGGTATCCTGGCAGGTTTGGTAGGTATCACGGCAGGCTGTGATATGGTTTCTCCGCTGGGTGCTGTCATCATCGGTACAATCTGTGGTATCCTGATGATATTCTCGGTAGAGTTCATCGATAAAGTGCTGAAGATTGACGATCCCGTTGGCGCAAGTTCCGTACACGGTGTCTGCGGTTTCACGGGTACTATTCTCACTGGTTTCTTGTCTACCAGCGAAGGACTCTTTTACGGTGCAGGCTGGGGATTCCTCGGAGCACAAGTATTCGGCGCCCTCGTAGTAGGTGCATGGGCAGCCGGCATGGGATTCCTCATCTTCAAAGGACTTGATAAGATACACGGTCTCCGCGTTTCCAAACGTGTTGAAGAAGAAGGGCTCGACATCTACGAGCATGGTGAATCAGCTTATAACGGATAA
- a CDS encoding P-II family nitrogen regulator, with translation MKKIEAIIRKTKFEDVKDALLEADIEWFSYYDVRGIGKSRQARIYRGVMYDTSSIERILISIVVRDKNAEKTVQAIIRSAQTGEIGDGRIFVIPIEDAIRIRTAERGDIALYNAEQER, from the coding sequence ATGAAAAAGATTGAAGCAATTATCCGCAAGACAAAATTCGAGGATGTAAAGGACGCATTGCTCGAAGCGGACATCGAATGGTTCTCCTACTACGACGTCCGGGGGATAGGAAAATCCCGTCAGGCACGCATCTACCGCGGTGTAATGTACGACACCAGTTCCATTGAGCGTATCCTGATTTCTATCGTGGTACGCGACAAGAATGCCGAAAAGACCGTGCAGGCCATCATCAGGTCTGCACAAACCGGAGAAATCGGTGACGGACGTATCTTCGTTATCCCCATAGAAGACGCTATCCGCATCCGCACCGCCGAACGTGGCGACATCGCCCTCTACAATGCCGAACAGGAAAGATAG
- a CDS encoding TorF family putative porin has product MKMKSVKFRMIAIALLSATMPFTAKAQDKVEASVGADFVSNYIWRGTDCGGVSIQPSMGVSYKGLSLAAWGSVGIDKEDAREIDLTLGYNTGGFNVSVTDYWFSYHKEDGGYTGDYFKYGAHSTIHIFEATLGYDFGPLALSWNTYFAGDDYTKENGDRAYSTYVGISAPFKLGGLDWSAEVGLTPWEGAYANKFNVTNLTLKAEKEIKFTNSFSLPTFAQVTFNPHTQGAYFVFGVSF; this is encoded by the coding sequence ATGAAAATGAAAAGCGTAAAATTCCGAATGATAGCCATCGCGCTATTATCAGCAACAATGCCTTTCACGGCAAAGGCACAGGATAAAGTGGAAGCCTCAGTCGGTGCAGATTTTGTAAGCAACTACATCTGGCGTGGAACAGACTGCGGTGGTGTAAGTATCCAACCCAGCATGGGAGTCAGCTACAAAGGTTTATCACTGGCTGCCTGGGGTTCGGTAGGCATCGACAAGGAAGATGCTAGGGAAATTGACCTCACACTGGGTTACAATACAGGCGGTTTCAACGTATCCGTTACAGATTACTGGTTCTCCTATCACAAAGAGGATGGCGGATATACGGGAGATTACTTCAAGTATGGCGCACATAGCACGATACACATCTTCGAAGCCACTCTGGGATATGATTTTGGTCCGCTGGCACTGAGTTGGAACACTTACTTTGCCGGAGATGATTATACGAAGGAGAACGGTGACAGAGCTTATTCCACGTATGTAGGCATCAGCGCACCTTTTAAACTCGGTGGCCTGGACTGGTCGGCAGAAGTCGGTCTTACCCCATGGGAAGGTGCGTATGCCAACAAGTTTAACGTAACCAACCTCACACTGAAAGCAGAAAAAGAAATCAAATTCACAAATTCTTTTTCGCTGCCCACCTTTGCACAAGTGACGTTCAATCCACACACGCAGGGTGCATACTTCGTATTCGGAGTCAGTTTTTGA
- a CDS encoding LL-diaminopimelate aminotransferase — protein MALVNEHFLKLPGSYLFSDIAKKVNTFRITHPKQEVIRLGIGDVTRPLPPACIEAMHRAVDEMTNASTFHGYGPEQGYDFLIEAIIKHDYAPRGIHFSPTEVFVNDGAKSDTGNIGDILRHDNSVGVTDPIYPVYIDSNVMCGRAGVLEEDGKWSNVTYMPCTAENNFVPEIPDKRIDIVYLCYPNNPTGTTLTKSQLKKWVDYALANDTLILFDAAYEAFIQEEDVPHSIYEIKGAKKCAIEFRSFSKTAGFTGVRCGYTVVPKELTAATLTGERIPLNRLWNRRQCTKFNGTSYITQRAAEAIYTPAGKQQIKENIDYYMNNARTMKEGLEAAGLKVYGGVNAPYIWLKAPNGIGSWRFFEQMLYEANVVGTPGVGFGPSGEGYIRLTAFGNHEDCVEAMRRIRKWLA, from the coding sequence ATGGCATTAGTAAACGAACATTTTTTGAAACTACCGGGAAGTTACTTATTTTCAGACATAGCTAAAAAGGTGAATACTTTCAGGATAACGCACCCTAAACAAGAGGTCATCCGCCTGGGTATCGGAGACGTTACCCGGCCACTGCCACCGGCTTGCATCGAGGCGATGCACAGGGCAGTGGATGAGATGACAAATGCCAGTACCTTCCACGGATACGGTCCCGAACAGGGATATGACTTTTTGATTGAAGCGATCATCAAACATGATTATGCTCCGAGAGGTATTCATTTTAGCCCTACGGAAGTATTCGTAAACGATGGAGCCAAAAGCGATACGGGTAACATAGGCGATATCCTCCGCCACGATAACAGCGTGGGAGTGACAGACCCCATCTACCCGGTATATATAGACAGCAACGTAATGTGTGGTCGTGCCGGAGTATTGGAAGAAGACGGCAAATGGAGCAATGTGACCTATATGCCCTGTACCGCCGAAAACAACTTCGTTCCTGAGATACCTGACAAGCGGATTGACATCGTTTACCTTTGCTACCCGAACAATCCGACGGGAACAACGCTAACCAAGTCGCAACTGAAAAAATGGGTGGACTACGCACTTGCCAACGACACACTGATTCTATTCGATGCCGCTTATGAGGCGTTTATACAGGAAGAAGACGTCCCCCACTCCATTTACGAAATAAAAGGCGCCAAGAAATGTGCCATAGAGTTCCGCAGCTTCTCGAAGACAGCCGGATTCACCGGAGTCCGTTGCGGATACACCGTAGTTCCGAAAGAGCTGACAGCCGCCACCCTGACCGGTGAACGCATTCCACTGAACCGTCTCTGGAACCGCCGTCAATGTACCAAATTTAATGGTACCAGTTACATCACCCAACGGGCTGCCGAAGCCATCTACACCCCGGCAGGCAAGCAGCAGATAAAGGAAAACATCGACTACTATATGAACAACGCACGAACCATGAAAGAGGGTCTGGAAGCAGCCGGACTGAAAGTGTACGGCGGCGTGAACGCTCCTTACATCTGGCTGAAAGCACCGAATGGCATCGGTTCCTGGCGCTTTTTCGAACAGATGTTATACGAAGCCAATGTAGTAGGAACACCCGGTGTAGGTTTCGGCCCCAGCGGAGAAGGCTACATCCGCCTGACCGCTTTCGGGAATCACGAGGATTGTGTGGAAGCCATGAGGCGAATCAGAAAATGGCTGGCATGA
- the dapF gene encoding diaminopimelate epimerase translates to MTRVIKFTKMHGAGNDYIYVNTLKYPIESPEKLSVEWSAPHTGIGSDGLVLIGSSDKADFSMRIFNADGSEAKMCGNASRCIGKYLYEYGLTSQTAVTLDTLSGIKILKLHVEDGKVNTVTVDMGRPADMKEQPIEANGQKFTGTTVSMGNPHLVIFVEDIKDINLESIGPKLENHPLFPDRINVEFAQVLEHGKIRMRVWERGSGITQACGTGACATAVAAALTGKSGRKTDIIMDGGSLTIEWDEKTDHVWMTGGAVRVFDGEVIINDEL, encoded by the coding sequence ATGACAAGAGTTATAAAATTCACTAAGATGCACGGAGCAGGCAACGATTACATTTATGTAAACACCCTGAAATATCCCATCGAAAGCCCTGAAAAACTTTCGGTTGAATGGAGCGCCCCGCATACAGGAATTGGAAGCGACGGCCTGGTACTCATCGGCAGTTCGGACAAGGCAGATTTCAGTATGCGCATCTTCAATGCGGATGGTTCCGAAGCCAAAATGTGCGGCAACGCCAGTCGTTGCATCGGCAAATACTTATATGAATATGGCCTGACTTCCCAAACAGCCGTTACTCTCGACACCCTGTCGGGCATCAAAATACTGAAGCTCCATGTAGAAGACGGAAAAGTGAACACCGTAACCGTAGATATGGGACGTCCAGCCGATATGAAAGAACAACCCATTGAAGCCAACGGACAGAAATTCACCGGAACCACCGTATCAATGGGAAATCCTCACCTGGTAATCTTTGTAGAAGATATTAAAGATATCAACCTCGAAAGCATCGGTCCGAAACTGGAAAATCATCCGTTGTTTCCCGACCGCATCAATGTAGAGTTTGCCCAGGTGCTGGAGCATGGGAAAATCAGGATGAGAGTTTGGGAAAGAGGTTCGGGCATCACCCAAGCTTGCGGAACCGGAGCCTGTGCCACCGCAGTAGCTGCCGCACTGACCGGAAAATCCGGAAGAAAAACAGACATCATCATGGATGGAGGCTCACTTACCATCGAATGGGACGAAAAAACGGATCATGTATGGATGACGGGAGGAGCAGTCCGGGTATTCGACGGGGAAGTAATTATAAATGATGAATTATGA
- a CDS encoding glycerophosphodiester phosphodiesterase family protein has product MKLKKLLFASAMSLAACGILQAQNTQVIAHRGFWKTDGSAQNSIAALVKADSIHCYGSEFDVWLTADNKLIVDHDGVFKGVRMETSTEKECTSITLDNGESLPTLQQYLDKAKGLKTRLILELKAHKTPERETLAVEQIVKMIKEMGLEERTEYITFSRHATKEFIRLAPKGTPVYYLEGDLNPQELKDMGCAGPDYHFSVFKKHPEWIKECHNLGMKVNAWTVNDAKDMEWLISQGVDFITTNEPVLLQEILK; this is encoded by the coding sequence ATGAAACTGAAAAAACTTTTATTCGCTTCCGCTATGTCTCTTGCCGCATGCGGCATCCTGCAGGCCCAAAACACCCAAGTCATTGCCCACCGTGGTTTCTGGAAGACCGACGGTTCTGCCCAGAATAGTATTGCCGCCCTGGTGAAAGCTGACTCCATCCACTGCTACGGCTCCGAGTTCGATGTCTGGCTCACTGCCGACAACAAGCTTATCGTAGATCATGACGGTGTATTCAAAGGTGTCCGCATGGAAACATCCACCGAGAAAGAATGTACCTCTATCACCCTCGACAACGGTGAGAGCCTCCCTACCCTTCAGCAATATCTCGATAAAGCCAAAGGGTTGAAAACCCGCCTTATCCTGGAACTCAAAGCACACAAGACTCCCGAACGTGAAACGCTTGCCGTAGAGCAAATTGTGAAAATGATTAAGGAGATGGGACTGGAAGAGCGTACCGAATACATCACTTTCTCACGCCATGCGACCAAAGAATTCATTCGCCTGGCTCCTAAAGGTACTCCCGTATATTATCTGGAAGGTGACCTCAATCCGCAAGAACTGAAAGACATGGGTTGTGCCGGTCCTGATTACCACTTCTCTGTCTTCAAAAAACATCCCGAGTGGATCAAAGAATGTCACAACCTTGGCATGAAGGTTAATGCTTGGACCGTAAATGATGCCAAAGATATGGAATGGCTCATCAGCCAAGGAGTGGATTTCATCACCACCAACGAACCAGTATTATTGCAGGAGATATTGAAATAG